The sequence below is a genomic window from Salvelinus fontinalis isolate EN_2023a chromosome 19, ASM2944872v1, whole genome shotgun sequence.
AGTCTAGAcggttctgtgcttccaactttgtggcaacagtttggggaagaccctttcctgtttcagcatcacAATACCCCTGTGCACACAGCaaggtccatacaaaaatggtttgcctagatcggtgtggaagaacttgactggcctgcacagagccctgacctcaaccccaccgaacacctttgggatgaattggaacgcagactgcgagccaggcctaattacccaacatcagtgcccgacctcactaatgctcttgcggctgaatggaagcaagtccccgcagctaTTTTCCAACTtctagtggaaagacttcccagaagagtggaggctgttttagcagcaaagggggaaccaactccatattaatgcccatgattttgaaatgagatgttcgacgagcagaagTCCACATACTGTTGGCAACGTAGTGTATGTTTCACTCAACAACCATCGTATGAATGAATGAAGGCAGAAGGCTCTTAATCTGAAATGAAGTAGGCTTCTCTCCAAACCTGGCCCAAGAGGCACTAACATGCAGCCAGACAATGTGAGTTGTCCAAGGTGCTGACCACTGCAGCCATGACAAACTCATTTAAGACCAAATAAACTATTTAAATTGGGGGATAGCCCCACTATGTAGGGTCAGGCTATCGTTGAGACTGCCATTGCATGATACTGCTAACACCTTTGCCAAGTTGTGTATAATATATGCATGTTTTCTTGAACCGGATTACGTTTTAAATCACACTTGCCACATCCTTATTGAATGTTTGTTTGCTGTGTCGTCTGACAGTTCAGGTCCAGTACATTCAATTCCGCGTCAGCCTACACACCCAGAGACTTGCTCATGAACCGCAGACCGGTAAAAGACACAGGCCCACACCCAGTCCAGGATCTTTTAATAAATGTTCAACTATACACACCTTTCCCAAATACACATTTCTATCCCGACTGATTAAAACGGCCGCACAGTGCAGAGGAGCTTGGCAGTCGTTTCGGATGGTGGGGGAATAGGTTAGGCCAGTGTTGCTTGTGTTTCAATCCCGAAAAACTGGTAAGTCCAACGATGAGTAAGAGAAGATATAAATAGTTTTTAGGTAGCCTAGCACTCTCTTTGCCTGTGAACGAGTTGGTAATTATTTTAAATGCAGGAGGCACTGCACTTGTCTTGGCTTCTCACCGTCGATTTACTGTGCGCACATAGGAATGGTCTCATTTTGTAATTAGATGTATACAATTATATATGTATTTCTGTGGGATTGCTTTACAGTCAATAGACCTTATGTAAAGTGTTATTTGAGGGTGGAATCCTAATTTGAGATTCGTGCATTACTACCACCACTGTCAATATGATTTATGCGCACAGGTGTCAAATTATGATTCGACCTGAAGTGTTTTAGACCTTATCGTTTGTTTGAATTGACAAATATTTATTTGAAACTATAAGGACACTATAAGGACATCAAAACTGAAACTATAACTTGGAACACACCAGAATGGGCCAAAAATATTTAATTCAAACCTTTCGAAAATTATCTAGCATTCGAGGCTTGTTTTAAGTTGCCTGCGACCTGTTTAAAGACTCAGGCAGCTAAAGCAAGTCTGGGACGCCAGACACAACTCTTCTGAGAGCAGCAGCAGCGGAACGCGTGGAGGGAGAGGCGTGGTGGGGACGTGGAATATAATCGCCTACTTCATGAGTCATATAATAGCCTCGTTTAGCAGTCACATACATACTCTCTGGTCTCATATCGTTTGCTCCTGTTATCTTTGCCCCGGACATCTATTAGCTGTCATAACACATTTTCGTGAAAATATTACACTTGCATCAACGCATGTTGATTTACAAGAAATTGAATATGTTATGTTTATTATGTGCATTTAATTATTGTCCTGTGTTGTGATTAGAAATAGGTACTACTAAGTTGGTAAAAGTAGCATAAAACGTCTACAAAATCTACAATTTGCTGTACATTTTGCATGTCCATGGCATATGACAGCTAATAAAGTGTTTGCCTTAAATACTGTTTGGCTGTCATTCCCTTTTTATTACACTTACTCACTGAATATTTTCACAGCTGATCTCATTAATGTTATCTACCCACAGTGTATTATTCTTCATATTCCTTAGGCTAGGACTAGGCCACTTTTATATGGATACAGTTATTGTATTTCAAGGAAAATCTTAATAAAGAGAAAGCATTattattttaataataataataataataatttcttaTTATTATACCGAGCCTCTGTATTATTAGGCCTATTATGATCATGATAATGGGTATGGTTCTGAGTATGATTATGATtccttttattattattattaggcctattgttgttattattatttttaggcCTATTGTTGTTATTGGTATGCTATTATTAGGCTAATGGGCTTTTGTGGATCATGGATGGGGTCTTGTGAGGTAGCTTGGACGCTCGTCCTCGCAGGATTGCTTTTGATTAATAGAGAATTGTTCTCTCGTGGCTTTACATCGATAAACATAATTTAAGATATTGTTTTAGATTTAGCCTCATTTCACTCCGATTGTATATAGCCTTATACCTATAAACATAAGGTCGGTGATACATTTTTCTTGTTTTCCCAGGTGCATTGAGGCGTGTTTTTAAGGTCAATATTATTTTCATACATGAAATAGGCCTCTGTGTTTGCAAAGAGGTAAAGAGGCGGAAAAGAGAGGGGATCTGAACTGGTTTTCCATGTCAAACACTTCAATTCTCCATAGAAACTCTGATCTTAACGCGGAAACTTTATTAAACCCTGATGGTGGATTGATAAGACCGAATTTCTCTCGGATCTTTTTATTGTGGAGACCGGGGAGAGATGACAGAGGCAAATTGCTCTTTTAATTAAAGCAATGCACCAGAGGAAATTGCTGTCTGAATATTGTCTCAGAGATGGGGTTTGTGACAGTTGCCTGGAAACTTCAATCTGTCCCACATTTATTCCAGATCACAGTTAGGAGATAAAGTTTAATAAAAATCTTTGCCCGAATGAAATCCAACCCTTTCTTGAACAACAGCTACAATGAGACAGAACTGCGGAGGAAACCTTATGTTTAACATGTATCTCTCAGGTTCGTGCTTTTGTACGTGACATTTGATATATTATTTCTTTATGGGCTATTCAGATGAGGGAAATCGTCTTTATTACTTGGGTAGTGATTCTGCTTCTAGCTAGCGATTGCTCTGCCTTTTCAATCTGTAACCCGTCTCCTCTTTTGTCGGAAATCGGATATCCTCTTTCCTGAACGCGTTTCCTGGCTTCAGCCGTAAAGCTTGGAGGAAGAAACCACAAATATTAGAAAACCGAGCATTAGTTAGAGACTAGATTATAAAATGAAACCATAGCTTTTAAAGGCTTTTTATAATATTTTCAATCTGAAGATAGCTATTTTAACGTGGAACAAGGATATAGTTTACAGAATTTTCTAGTGTTTTATTGTATTTGAACATAATTTTGCAATGAATACTTATTTTACATTAATATATGCTACATTTTCTAATAATATTGGTTTAATAACATATTTATTTGTGTTAATGACCGATCTATTGCAGATCCAACAGAAAATCTGTTGAAAGAAAGCAAAGGTGCATCCTGGAGTCCCATAAACACAGGAGTGCAAAAGGGTAagacattttttacatttgtatttattatatgCATCCCAACCCAGCATTATAGGCATTCAGAGCATTTTTATGAATTAATTTAAGCTTTACCTTTTAATAATTGTAATAATCTACCGTCCATAGAAGCACTGCAATTGATTTGATTAGAGATAATTAATCACATGAAAGAAAATGATAACACGCTTAAAAAAGGGTTCTACAAGAGTGGACAACAAACACGTCATTGGGTTGTTTGTGAATTAGGCACAATTTTTTGGACAAATATTTTTCTTTCGTGCTTTTGTAATTGTAAGACATATACATTGAGGAAATTTAACCAAATTGTTGTCCCAACTACTGATTGGTTATCGACATGTTTATTTGATGCGTAATTGGCCACTTATTTTGGAAAtcaagttaaatacattttttaaatagccTATCAAAGGATGAATGCTTATTTCGCTGTATTATCACCGTCACAAATGTGTACTATTATGTGTTATTTTGAATAGGCAGTGGACAGATTCAGCTATGGCAGTTTCTCCTCGAGCTCCTGTCAGACAGCGCCAACATGTCCTGCATCGCCTGGGAAGGGACGAATGGAGAATTCAAGCTAATTGAACCAGATGAGGTGGCACGGCGATGGGGCGAGCGCAAAAGCAAGCCCAACATGAACTACGACAAACTCAGCCGCGCATTGCGCTACTACTATGACAAAAACATAATGACAAAGGTCCATGGGAAGCGATATGCTTACAAGTTCGACTTTCACGGGTTGGCTCAGGTTTGTCAACCCTCATCAACAGAGCAAGCTCTTTATAAATTCCAGAGTAATTTTGCCCCCATTCCCTTTTCAGGGATTTCAAAGCTAAACCTGGTTGGTCCAGGCGTCGGTTCGTCTGGATTCTCTTACTGGCCGGGGTCGCCACCGACTCTCTACCACAGTCACAACCTCCAACCCCCGGGTCCGTTTGGTTCTGTGTCTGCCTCGCACATCAGCTGcgtcaacaacatcaacaacctgAATAATATCAATAACCACTACAATTGACTCCTATTAACTCTACCAATAATGTTGTCTAAAAAGGCCTAATCATAATTCACAATGGTAGCTGAAAGCGCGCCTTTTAAAACTAGGCCTCTGAATTATGAATTTCCCTCTTGTaccaacatttttaaaaaatcctAAATTAATGGGCCTTTGGGAAAATCATGAAACATTTATGGAAAGTTTAATATTTAATCAcatgctttttattttatttatttttttagataTGAAGCCTATATCAAACAAAATCTCGATTAAGAACCATTTTCTTGCCTATTTTTCTCTTGTTGATAAGACATTACGAAAACGTTCtcgaacgttgcagatagaaatactACAAATAGACCCGACGTAATTTCCTTAATCTACATGTCATAGACGCATGTTTTCGCTACCTGGACATTGCAAAACGTTGCGTCTTGCTGAACGCATCCCTGGTGTCTGCAAGAGATTGTCTGGCTTCTAGCGCCACCAGGTGGATATTAATTGGGCATATAAATACTGATTTGATCTCAAATAAGCTTGCGGTGTACTTTTCAAAGTAGATATATTACTGCGACTAAAAACATTATGGAGATAAAGATATATCGTCAATTTAAATAGCCTTCGTTATGTAGATGTAGCCTACACAGGCAGTTTACAATGCAGTGCAGGTGTCTATTAGTTACGACAACAAAAGGGTTTGCCTTTTCGTTTTCATACGTTTCCCGTATAGCCTATTTTCACATTTGACACACAGATTCGACATTTTTATGCACGGAAATAAATACATAGATTGTTAGATTAACACTTAAAACCTCTTAGAAATTATCTTTGAAATTGTAggcacatttttccaaaaagctATATCCACCAATTTTTCCCATTTGTgtttttcatcagaaatgattgcttatgggtacGTTCATTtatgtgtaaaatattactgttctcagattttcTTGTCTATGATTATTATACTTTTTTTGCTAAATGTTATACATCCATTGTTCAATGCCTGTAAAATATCAAATGTAGGCTAAttgttttacatacagatctcatattactgtatgAAAAAAAgttgatttaaaaaatatgtatattgtgtttaaatgtatcatttgtacatttatttatatatttttttgttactTGTTACATTTGACTCTGTAAAACATAGCAGTACTACCTATTTCTCTGAGAGTGTGGCATTTTTTTTTGGCATATGTAGCATTTTGAAAAACACGTAATTATTTGTCTCtatgaaatgaaaccatcaagtgatagattttaaacaaatacatatctgtcattgaacaacctcatgtcatgattagatagtgaaaaaaccCACTAACCTCTTTAATCATTtgtttaaacaataaaagctaatttaccaacatttctgaaaatgggtAGGTCTATATAACGTTTTGGAATTAAACTCTTCACATGTACCTATTCCATTACATCTTATTCGTGCTCTTGTTGTtagcctactgtagcctataaAATGAACATGTTATGGAATAAATCGAGTGTCATTTGTACAGTGGTTGATTGTCATTTGTTAAGGTTTAGGCATGCATGCTATTAGGCCTATTGTAGCCTAGATTTGTGACATTTTGTGaacttattttatttttgcagAATTATCACAGAATGTATGAAAATGTGCATAAGACCATCATTATCCTGATTAGAATTTGCAGATGATTTTTCCAAGGGCGCAACACATCTTTCGCTCTCAGCTTGGTTGATGATCTTATGGTGACGCATAATtaggcctacattattttaaGCCACACAGGGGCGCGGCGTCATACTGTTTCCATAACATTTCTATAACATTTAAATGATCTACGTTTAAAAACATGACCCACTGTTCCATGTGCTATTCTGTTTTGAGGGAGAAACGTTTTGTGTTACTTTAAATCTAGACAAAAATGAAGTAGGGCTAttttaaaatatgttttcacCTTCATTGCTGTGGATCAGGTCATTGGacacatttacagtgccttcagaaagcattcacaccccttgactttttccacattttgttttgttacaaagTAGGATTATGATGGATTCAATTGTCATTTTTCTTGTCAAAAAacaacacaaaatactctgtaatgttaaAAAATTACGAAAAAACCCCCACTAATACTGTatgtcttgattagataagtattcaaccccctgagttaaTATATGTTAGAATCATATTTGGCAGATGTGAGTCTCTCTGggcaagtctctaagagctttcctcACCTGGAttgcatttacatttaagtcatttagcagacgctcttatccagagcgacttacaaattggtgcattcaccttatgacatccagtggaacagccactttacaatagtgcatctaaatcttttaaggggggggggggggggggggggcggcagaaggattgctttatcctatcctaggtattccttgaagaggtggggtttcaggtgtctccggaagattgcataacatttgcccattattcttttcaaaattcttcaagctctgtcaaattggttgttgatcattgctagacaaccattttcaggtcttgctatagattttcaagcagatttaagtcaaaactgtaacacgGCCAGTAAGGAAAATTCACTGTCTTCATGGTAATCAACTCCTgtctagatttggccttgtgttttaggatattgtcctgctgaaagctgaatctcccagtgtctggtagaaagcagactgaaccagattttcctctaggattttgcttgtgcttagattcattccatttcttttttatcccgaaaaactccccagtccttaacgattacaagcatacccataacatgatacagccactattatgcttgaaaatatggagagtggtactcagtaatgtgttatattggatttgccccaaacatatcactttgtattcaggacaaaaagtgaattgctttgccacattattttgcagtattactttagtgtcttgttgcaaacaggatgcctgttttggaatatttttattctgtacaggctccattcttttcactctgtcatttaggttattattgtggagtGACTACAGTATATTGATAGTATGGGTCTACATGCCTTCCATGTCAGATTGCTTGTATCTGGTAAAGAAGTACTTCACATAAGCTCGTATGTAACCTAAACCTACATCTAGACATGCAGTGCTGTCATGCAAGTGGTTTGAGATCCAGAGAAACAACTATTCACTCGTTGTCTGTGGAGCCAATTTGAAGTCATAGATGGAGAATGCCTCCTGCATGGTTGCATATTGTGAGGAGGCTGATAAGAACACggcattgtatgtgtgtgtgacctgcATATCAATAGAGCCACCAGGGACCCTTTCCTCTATTGATGTCAGGCAGGCGGCGCTCGAAACACCAGACACATTTCAAataccctgtctcctctccctctgtctgcacATTGCCAGACCAACAGAGGGCAAGGCATGATCTCAGTTTCTCTCTATTCTTGTTCTCACACTATAGAACACTTAAAGGAAATGTCCCTATAACAATGACATTCACTTTCAAAAGATTAAAAGAGGAGCACAAGCAAGATATGTATACCGATCAAAACTGTTTAAAGCTGTGCTAAAAGCTACAATATTTTGTAatagacagtaccagtcaaaagtttggatacacctactcattccaggggttttctttatttagattcttcaaagtagccactctttgccttgaggacatctttgcacactcttggcattctctcaaccagcttcaagaggtagtcacctggaaagaaaatcagttgtgttgtgacaacttaggggttgtatacagaagatagccttatttgataaaagaccaagtccatattatcgcAATAACTGCTCAAAtaagctgtcacgacttccgccgaagttggttcctccccttgttcgggcggcgttcggcgtcg
It includes:
- the LOC129816355 gene encoding protein FEV isoform X2, with protein sequence MRQNCGGNLMFNMYLSDPTENLLKESKGASWSPINTGVQKGSGQIQLWQFLLELLSDSANMSCIAWEGTNGEFKLIEPDEVARRWGERKSKPNMNYDKLSRALRYYYDKNIMTKVHGKRYAYKFDFHGLAQVCQPSSTEQALYKFQSNFAPIPFSGISKLNLVGPGVGSSGFSYWPGSPPTLYHSHNLQPPGPFGSVSASHISCVNNINNLNNINNHYN
- the LOC129816355 gene encoding protein FEV isoform X1 encodes the protein MRQNCGGNLMFNMYLSGSCFYPTENLLKESKGASWSPINTGVQKGSGQIQLWQFLLELLSDSANMSCIAWEGTNGEFKLIEPDEVARRWGERKSKPNMNYDKLSRALRYYYDKNIMTKVHGKRYAYKFDFHGLAQVCQPSSTEQALYKFQSNFAPIPFSGISKLNLVGPGVGSSGFSYWPGSPPTLYHSHNLQPPGPFGSVSASHISCVNNINNLNNINNHYN